The sequence below is a genomic window from Lampris incognitus isolate fLamInc1 chromosome 18, fLamInc1.hap2, whole genome shotgun sequence.
TGAGTAGCTGACTTCATATCAGCTCCATTAGCCAACTTTGACTTCAAGCTAGGTCCTTTCAAGCTAGGTCCTTTCAAGCTAGGTCCTTTGTCTGTCTCTTGATTAACTGGATAAAGCGTGGTCACCACCTCACATTTGTTTGCTCAAGAGTTTCGCAGAAGGTTGGAACCGCCACCGAAATCAGATATGGAGTACTAATGCTAACGCAACAAATGTTTGTGCCATTTGTAGACACTGATTCATTTCGACGGCCCAGCAGACACTGGTTAATTAGAAAGAGCAAAGTCCGATTAACTTCATATCATTAATATTATTTCATGCATCATTGGTGCTTATCTACTCTTGacactaaaacaaaaacaaaattcagCCAAGCTTAACTAAAATGCTCTTTGTTGCCTGCCATCTATGATGTAATCCAGGAAACtcggtgggaagcaggatgtggtcaATTGGTATTACTGAGTAATCCTAGTATCAGGAGTAGTCTTTTTTTTATCAAACTTGGTCAATAGGGCTACTCCCTTTTCAACACTGGACTCATGCTGTAAGTTAGATAATTTCATTAGCAACAGGTTTGTGTGCTCTCTTATTTCTTTCTAACAcattttgggtggcacggtggcccagtggtgcctcacagcaagaaggtcctgggttcgaaccctaggctgtcccaggtcctttctgtgtggagtttgcatgttctcctcatgtctgcggtgggggtttttctgggtgctccggtttcctcccaccatcaaaaagacacgcatgttcgggttaatactcctgcctgtgtccctgagcaaggcaatggaaagaagaactggagttggtccccgggtgcccactgctcctagctacaccgctaggatgggttaaatgcataaagtaaatttcatttgtatgtatataCAAAATGATTAATAGAGTATACTAATAAAGAATAATAAAGAGCTCTAAACTATCTAATACCGCAACTACACTTTCCCTGCCCCTTACTCTAACTGTTGTGTCATGTGCATACTGATAAATTAAACTCTCTTGCCCTACGGAGagacatccctcctctgttgctctccctgaggtttcttcctatattctctccctgttaaatgtttttttttagggagttgttccttatccgatgcgagggtctaaggacaagatgttgtgttactgtaaagccccttgaggcaaatttgtgatattgggctatacaaataaaattgacttgacttgacttgactactctATTCTGTTAATCACCTAtgcatcactctttctctccaatCCATTTTCATACCCTGTGCATGGTAACCTATGCAGTCCATGTGAGGAAGTCTCCCCAAGGACATCCTCTTCATACCATTTTAGTAAGACCATTTCATAAATTTCTCATATTTTCGCATAGTCatagttttttatttatttccagCCATACAAAGCAATCAGTGAATCCTCCCAACAGGGATAATAGGGGGATGGTAGTACCCAACAGGGATAATAGGGGGATGGTAGTACCAGTGGTACTGTTAATTGCTGGGGATGGTACCActtatgtttggggggggggggcgtcacgaCTCAATGGCTTCTCCTGTACAGTGTCATTGGGGGATGCTTCCAACACCACCTTTAACGAAATAAAGCTACGAGCCTTATTTCCAGTCCTGATTTATACCTTATTCTGCAACACCGTTACACCTTGttagtggaaaaaaaacaacttttatttttaaGCACTGTGATAGTACagcaaaatataacaaaataatccTATATTTCCAGTAAAATCAAAGAACATATACTAATTTCTTCAAATCACAAGCACACAAGAAGCCTCTGTCATGTTTTCGTCTTAATAATGTTAAATGACCCAAAATCAGTGAACACGGTTTCAGTGTAAAACTTCTCTGTGCTGTGTCTGACATAGACTTTGTAAACAATTACTGTCAAACGATGAAAGAGTTTTTATTTCTTTAAACTTGGTTCTCCAAACCAGTCCTATTCTTTCCAAGTCAAACTTTCACGGGGTGATGACAAGTCTTTTAGGACACAACCGCACTGTATGCCGGGGCAGTGCTCTCTTTCACGGCTGGTCCCTTGCCGTCGACCGCCTTCGTCTTCTCCAAACCCGGCTCTCCGAAAACTGAGTTCTCCTTCCCGGCCAGAGGGATCATTGGCATGACGAAAGTATTCTTGCGTGCAGACTTGCGGTGGCTTCTACCGGAGCACTCCCAGCACCTCTTCCCTAACAGATAGAAGACCTCACAGATTGTGAGGAGGATGCACACGAAGCTGGTCACCACCATGAACACGGTGAAGATCTTCTTCTCCGTGGGCCTGTGGGAAGCACAGAGAAAGGCATGATGTATCATGACACTGAAACGAGGAGGCGTTATACATTCTCAGTACTTAGAACGGCGTGTTAATGGTAGatatttctctctttctttttttgtgtggagttttccctctttttcaccccagtcgtacttggccaattaccccaccccagatagcatccagatggggaccacttcaggcaatgatgtggcactggtggccttcttctggccctgaccaaatggatgtgagcctgacgtGGTCCAcatccaaatatgccaaatcaaatgtgggccttttttggcaaagatgcggtgctctcggcaacatgtgatctgcatgtgaccctgaagtggcccgtgtggtaaatggtgaatatggcccaaatatcacaaaacaaatatgggccacctttggcaaatatgtgacacatgcggcattgctatggcttggttctggccgagatatggcaaacaggagcggaccgcccaggtgccatcattccacatggtatgtgggccggatgaagggtcgggtgtgggacgggtctgggccacaacaattttgctatctgggactcttccgagccatcccagtcactgcgccaccccccctgttgatccgggggagggggtggggctgcagactaccacatgcttcctccgatacatgtggagtcgccagccgcttcttttcgcctgacagtgaggagtttcgccagggggacgtagtgcgtgggaagatcacgctattccctcccagttccccctccctctccaaacaggcaccccgaccgaccagaggaggcgcctagtgcagcgaccaggacacatacccacatctggcttcccacctgcagacacagccaattgtgtctgtagggacgcccgtccaagccggaggtaacacggggattcgaacgccaCCCgacgcccccccttttttttttttaaataacagcATCTGTTCAACTCGAAGGCCGctatattattattttaattgAAGGGGCTATTCCTTCAAACTGTGATGATGGGACTGAACAGCAGCTGCTAAAACGTGTTTGCTGGGGATTTGAACATGTGCTGCCGCTGCTTAGGGAGCAGTTCTGATCAACGATAGCCAGCGGTCCTGGTACATATTTCGTGGTTTACTCAAGACCATGACATTGAATTTCAGGGCTCCGGCTCATGACAACCATTGCTCACATAGGGTCAGATTATTCAGTTTTAACTCTCTGTGGAGGCCTctttgcacacacacaaccactatTCCTCAATCAATCACCGCTTGATCACTGAGTCTTGCTGAAATATCTCCATTTGTAATGCCATACTTCTCACCGAGTCAGAAGGTAAGATGTTAAACTTGGGGTAGGTTACTTCATGCAGGTGCAACACTGAAGCATTTGACACCACAGCATACCAAACCACCAGCAGGCTGTAAATGGACGGTTTGATTTTCAGCTGGCCACTGAACCTGCCGGCCAAACTTCAAGCGCTGATGTCACATCTCAGCAGCTAAAATATACGTGATCACAACTAAAATAAAGGTTGATCACACCTAAAAATTACGCTGAACTCAAGCACCCTCAGCAAGTAAAAATACAATATTATGACCCAACTTGACAATTTTCAACGACCTCGATACTTTTTCCAGGACATTGTATTCATTTGATCATTTTGCGGGTGTTTTCCACGACTGGAAAACAAGTCTATAAAggtccaggttttccaggaagaATGGGAACCCTGTTAATAGAACGACAAACCTGACATTTGTCAGCGGGAGACAAATACAAAAACTCAAGCTTAGTGGCAATATGATATTAAGGCAGGAGAGGAGCTCATTACAGTGCAAACCCTTACCTGGCGATGTAGCAGTCCACTACGTTGGGACATGGGTCCTCTGTGCATTTCACCAATGGTGGAAAGAAGGTGGCCTCGTAGATGTAGAACAGGAGAAAGATGAACACAGCCTCCACCACAATCTTGAACAGCAGGGTGAGGAAGTAGGTCCACCAGAGCCCCCCGCGCTTCTTCCCCGTGTTGTCGTAGAGGGGAGCACAGTTTTCGCCATACTTCAGCTGGTGCTTGCGCTCGCGGGCATCCCGGTAGGCCACGTGCAGCACCACCAGAAGAGACGGACAGGTGACGAAGATCAGCTGGAGGGCCCACAGCCGGGTGTAGGAGATGGGGTAGAAGTGGTCATAGCACACGTTCTGACAGCCAGGCTGGCGGGTGTTGCAGTCAAAGTCCTTCTGCTCGTCACCCCACACCTTCTCTGCGGCCACCACGAACACCATGAGCCTGAAAATGAAGACCACAGACAGCCAGATGCGACCGAATGCAGTCGAATACTTGTTCACCCCGTTaaggagcccctggaggaaggcCCAGTTCATGTTGTGGTTTGAAAATCCTTATAACAGAcccaccaacaaaaaaaaaacaaaaaaaaaaaatagacaggGCTGAGAAATCTGCTGCACACCTGCTTTCGCAGGTTCCACACAGTCCGATGAGAAGGAGAGTACGAGTACTTTGACTGGGCACCTTGAACGTAGTACTACACACAATGAACTAATCACATCCAGTGTGGTGAGCTTTTAAGGCAGTACTTGCTACTGCTGCCTTCTTGGCACAAGTGGGAGGGGAGGGAAGACTAGTGGAGAAAAGTAAATATCAACTCATTATTCCTTTAAAATCCACAGTCACAGAGGGAGTGGTGGCAGAATGCAACCTTGATGAAAGCaagcaaaggtgtgtgtgtgtgtgtgagagagagagagagagagagagagagagagagagagagagagagagagagagagagagagagagagagagagagagagagagagagagagagagagagagagagagagagatgtatatGATACGCATATCCATGGCGGAGTTTGTGCGAGTGTGAGTAGTGTGCGTCCACTacaataggtatacagacaagaGGACATCAACTACTCAAGTGCAAGTGAAAATATAACCTAACAacacagccaggactttccctcgtTACACCAATTAGGACGAGAAGACcaggtcttcatcatctcccactgagcacaacACTCCCCCTGCTGACCAGTGAAGGCTGAAAGCCTCCAGATTGTCTACCATTTTGTAGTAGGCATGTTCCACCCTGAGCCGAGCCTTCGGCAACCCTGTAAGAACCTGCACGGGGTCCACACAGCCCACCGCGTAGTAGCATATATGAAGTTTAGGTGTGTGTCTACCTTTCTCCCTGGCTAAGCATTTGGGACCATAgacaaacaactgaaaagaaaaagcctcccTCAAGCCCAAAAACCAACCTCTAAACAACTCCAACATACCCTCCAACCTAGGACACTGGACAAATGAATGTGTTAGAGTTTCAAACTGTGAACAAAACAGACTTGCTTCCTtgtggtcaggatccgggtgCACTCTGTGTCTATACGTTGCTATCGCCCCATACACAATCCACCACTGGGAGGTCAGGTGACCGTTTTTCAACTGGTAGCTTGTACACGGACTGCCAGAGCAGCCTTTTGGAGAAGAGCCTGGGCCAGAAACTCAGTCCACCTCGACACTTTCACGGCCTGCAGAGACTGAAAGTGCCTTACCTTCACACACAGGATGTAAGTTATCCTTTTTTCCCAGGTCCTCAAACTTATCCAGCCGTGGGGGTCGTGAAAGGGAGGAGGCAGTCCTCCCACTCCCCCACATTAGGAGACAGTCGATTGTGGAAAGCTATATTCTGAATCCTCCTTCCCACAGGCCAGCTAGCTCACAGTTCTCCATCATAAATGTCCTCAGGTACTGTAGAAGTAATGCGCAAACCTCCTCAATAATATGATTCGACAACCTGGGTCTGATGTTGGTGAGTTGTTGCAGGGCCCCAGCAGGCGTCAGCAGATGTCCCAACTTCACACATCCGGTCTCCTTCAAAGAAGATCTTATGCTGGCTGAGGACAGGTGTGGACTGAATGAAGCTGTTGTAAAGCAGTGGCTGCTCAAACAGCCACAGACCAGCCATAGCAGCAGCCTCCCTGGTGGCCTTAAGGATCTTCCATGCATCCAGAAAATAGGTGTAGAAAGGCAACAGGCCTGTCAGAGCTTCCTCCAGGCTCAGCTTACTGTAACCCGGATGACCGGCTGTCTGCAGGATGAGCTTGGCTGTATCTAGTCACTGCACACCACGGTGGTACAACCGTCTCTGTGTGGACTTCAGCCTAAAGGCCATCACTCAAGAGGTAATATCCATGAGATTCTGTCCTCCTTCTTCCACTGGCAAGTATTAAGGCAGCGGGCCCATTtccagtgctgccctgaccagaaaAAGTCCACTATGGCCTGTTGAATGTCTTCAATCAGGCTTCTTGGTGGAGGTAGAAcaatcagtctgtgccacagcatTGAGGGAACCAAGTTATTGGCAACCAAAACTCAACCCCTATGTgacagctggggtagcaaccatttccatttagacaacttggcAAACACTTTCTCCACTGCACCCCCCCAATTCTGCCTCTGATAATCCTCTGTGCCCAAAAATACACCTTCAcccctcttcccccctctctgcagacctgcaggcagactgggtgttgccctctctctccactgtcctACCTGTAAGGCCTCACTCTGCCCAGTTTACTTTTGCTGATTAGGCCTTCATGTCCCCCTGATCCCTGAGAACACATTTAAATCAACCGGTTAAGCAGAAACCATCAAAGGTAGGCTGTGCTGTGCCCCTGACAGTAAAAGCCTGTTAGATGGCTTCTCAGCCTGCACAGCAGAGGTTCAATAGCCAGACTGTAAAGCTGCCCTGAGATGGGTCAACCCTACTTTATCCCTCTCTGCACTGGGATTGGCTGGCTCAACTCTCCCCAAACTTTCTCCAAACACTCAGCAACAATGTAAAACAACCCCACCCATGATACAAAATGGTTACCAAAAGCAAAAGCCTTAAGTATTGAAAAAAatagacaagtcaagtcaattttatttgtctagcccattatcacaaatgtaAAAttgtgtacatatcaagttatgtccacaattatgaggatgaggatactcatcctaaaCTTGACATTTTTCACCAGTTtgttggtaggtgcaggtgaaagtttgtcaacaattctgtgcatgtcattgacatttatccatggtaaacctTGCGGGCATTGTGAAAAATATgctattgtcaatagcacacgccaacaaacaggaaactggtatgaccactctagtagaaactggaagtcagtgcactacagttatgcacagagccaattGTCCATGCATAAAAGAACTCCAAGAGTACTTCATGCAGATCAGATCCAACATAACGCCGGAAACGCTTATAAAAGTCAGTGGTGAGCCCATCTGTCCCTGGAGCCCACCATGAAGCCATCTGACCAACAGCTGTCCAGGTCTGCCTTTTCCTCAGGACTGAGCTGAGGAAGCCCCTCCATCAGCTCTGCAGCACTGTCCTGATCAAACTCCCCTGCTCCAAAGAGAGAAGAGTAAAAAATAAAAGCATGACTCCTCATTTCCTTTGGATGTGTCATCACCCTGCCACCAGAGAGCTTTAGGGATGTCATCAACTTGTTCCTGGCAACAGTCTTCTCCAAACTGATGTTGCGCAAACAAAATCTAACGAGGGCTCCCTTCACTCTCTCCTGCATGAAAATCTTGAGCGCTAGTCTTTTTCTTGCAGCAGACCATCAGCAGCAGAGTCTGGATTACTGTTTATAGCATGTTCAATGTTCTTAATACTGTCCTCCAGAAGACATGAATCTGTGCCTTGCCCACTTCCCACCACTGCCTCAGTGAATCAAAATGAGCTTTTTTGCTTTGCCAGCAGACCCAAAACTGTTCAAAGCTATGACAGACAATGCTATCCTGTAGCAACTTGTTGCTGAAATGCCAATATGACTGAACGCTTTGCCCAGGAAAAATGATCAAATCTACAGTGATGAGATGGTGATCAGTGAAGACAACTAGAGTAATGGAACTACTAACTAGACTGGATGCAAGTGACTTTAAAATATAGGACTTATCTAGCCTGGCCGCACTCACTGTTATTGCTCACCCTGACCCATGTGTACTGTCTAGCAGTACACATGGGTCAACCTCCATGCATCTACCAATCTAACTGAGTAACTGTTCTGCCTAAACTACCAGATGATTGAATGTGTGGTTCCACACTTGTCCTGTCTATGGTGATATATATCAATGGCACAGTCCCAATACCCACCTATAATCAGCTGCTCCTGACCATACTTCTGCAGCTCATCCCTCAGAACACTGAGAAAAACTAATCTCTCAGCTCTCTGAATTGGGGCATAGACATTGCCCAAACAGAAAAGGCACCGTTCAGTTTTTACCCTTACAATCAAACACAACCCTCTAACTAACGCCACTGATGATAATATCCTTGGATCGGTTCTTTTAGTTAGCAACACTgttaacctccccccccccccgccactgaagttcagaatcagaatcctgtttattggccatgtaggtttgcacgtacatggaatttgactccagttttgtggctc
It includes:
- the LOC130128996 gene encoding gap junction beta-4 protein-like isoform X2, with protein sequence MVFVVAAEKVWGDEQKDFDCNTRQPGCQNVCYDHFYPISYTRLWALQLIFVTCPSLLVVLHVAYRDARERKHQLKYGENCAPLYDNTGKKRGGLWWTYFLTLLFKIVVEAVFIFLLFYIYEATFFPPLVKCTEDPCPNVVDCYIARPTEKKIFTVFMVVTSFVCILLTICEVFYLLGKRCWECSGRSHRKSARKNTFVMPMIPLAGKENSVFGEPGLEKTKAVDGKGPAVKESTAPAYSAVVS
- the LOC130128996 gene encoding gap junction beta-4 protein-like isoform X1, whose translation is MNWAFLQGLLNGVNKYSTAFGRIWLSVVFIFRLMVFVVAAEKVWGDEQKDFDCNTRQPGCQNVCYDHFYPISYTRLWALQLIFVTCPSLLVVLHVAYRDARERKHQLKYGENCAPLYDNTGKKRGGLWWTYFLTLLFKIVVEAVFIFLLFYIYEATFFPPLVKCTEDPCPNVVDCYIARPTEKKIFTVFMVVTSFVCILLTICEVFYLLGKRCWECSGRSHRKSARKNTFVMPMIPLAGKENSVFGEPGLEKTKAVDGKGPAVKESTAPAYSAVVS